The following nucleotide sequence is from Zea mays cultivar B73 chromosome 1, Zm-B73-REFERENCE-NAM-5.0, whole genome shotgun sequence.
CAAAATAGTCGGATGCGAGCGCTCTTTCGGACGCGAGTATTTTTCTCTCTTCTCACCTCTATACTCGTATGACTCTTTAATTAAACAAAGAACAGAGTGGATCTGTTCTGTTATACCCTTTAACCAAATAAAAAATAGAATAGCTCTATTCTGCTTGCAAAACACACCTTAAGATAGCTTTAGAACGATTGTGGTTCAACTAATTGACAAAATCCAAAAAACAATATGGTACCAAAATAAAAGGTAATTGGAAGCTCTAAATTAGTAGATAATGGTTAAAAAAAGGTAACAGAGAGACTCGAGTGCTAAATTAGCTTATGCAATGaaataaaaaaggaaaaaataaaaaagaaaaagagaaacaatTAAAAAAGTCgataaaaaagaaaaagagaaacaatTTAAAAAGTCCGACGCCTGAGAGATTCGAACTCTCGCGGGGAAACCCCATGTACTTAGCAGGCACACGCCTTAACCACTCGGCCAAAGCGTCAGTTGCTGCAGTACAGAATATTTGACAATATAAGGTAGTTAAACATAATCTCTCCGTGTGCTGAAGCAGGTTGCCTGAGCCCCTGACACGGTGACACCACACTCCCGAAACGCCGAAACCCCACCCCGCACCACTCATGGACGCCGCCGGCGCGCGTCCATCGGCACCGTCGGCCGCTGCTGCCGCAGTCGCCGGGGCCTCCGTCGCGGACGAGCCCCGGGACGCGCGGGTGGTGCGGGAGCTCCTGCGCTCGATGGGTCTCGGTGAGGGCGAGTACGAACCCCGCGTCGTGCACCAGTTCCTGGACCTGGCCTACCGATACGTCGGAGACGTGCTAGGGGACGCCCAAGTCTACGCCGACCACGCCGGGAAGGCTCAGATCGACGCCGACGACGTCCGCCTCGCCATCCAGGCCAAGGTCAATTTCTCCttctcccagccgccgccgcgTGAGGTACCAATCCTACCCTATTCTCAGTTTGGGCAAATCAGTTGGCTTATGTTTATTTTCTTCTATCCCCGCCAAAGCAACTTTCTCCCTGCGTTGGTTTTATACGGCCGAGTCCATGAAACCTAGTTATTTTGCTGCCCGTATAGTTGAAACTTGATTTTGAATTAGTTTTGTTTTTGCTGGATTAGTTTGGTCGAGAACCTGATATTTCTTTACCATTGTTTTTGTTAATATAATATTAATAAGAGTTTTGCTGGCATCTCTCTAATCATGAAGTAGTATCTACTATTTATAGTCTTAGTGAAATTATGTCTTTTTAAATTTATTAATTGGTCCCTGCTCAATTCCGTTGATAGAGAGATGGAAATGTCGATATACAACATAGATTCAGAAAGAGTTTAGATACTAAAAGCCACATAGATCAGAGACAATAACATCCTAATCCAAAACATAACCATTAAGAGAAGATTCAGAATTCTAAACTACTACAAAAATTAATTATTCATGTGTTGTAATAAATTCTTGAAGTTTCAAAAGCTGTGTCTTCATGCATTCTAATGGTACTTATCATTCCCGTGCTGCATTGCAGAATATGGTGATCTTTTTACTTCCTATGTCTGTAACAATTTTTGTTATTAAAACCACTTTGGCCATACACTAGGATCATATTGGTTAGGAACTAGCTTTCATATGGGAAAATGACAGCTAGTGCATTGCGTGCTACATAAGCTTTAAATGGTTCAGTTTGAAATTGATTGCCACCCACCAGCTGCATTTTAAATTTGTAGATGTAGATAATTCCTGATTGATACTTGTAGGATTGAACACTGTTGCATTAGGGTATTGTATTTTGTTTTTTATTTCAGATTTCCCTCTGTTCGTAATCAAAGGTGAACTTCCTCTGTACCATAACACTCTGGTTGTTGCATTGCATCTTGATTTAGGAAGATAATAATTTATAGCTAAATTGAAATCATCCATCTTTTAATGATTCCTCCACATTCTTAAACGTCATCTAAGACTAATACTTGGCATAATACTAGAACTGCACTGAACTAATCTGCTTTGTCGTTTGGTTGTATTTGTCCTTCTGCCTCAGGTGTTTCTTGTGTTTCAAAATCTTCATTTTATGCATCTAAATATGACAAGGCTATTGACACTTTTTGTCCAGATTCTTTGATAAAATACTCTGACTCACCAATTCCTATTGGTTCTGTTAATTGACTATCTGCTATAATATTTTGATCTGTTGAGAAGTTCATACAAAGTACGGACTAACCTATGAGCAGAACCATATAATCAAGTGTTCCATATGACCATTCAGTGATAAAGTGATGTTATGGGTATGAAGTGTTTGAGTGCTTCCTCACGACACCTAGTACTGAGTTTTAAGGTGCATTTCTGGAAGATTACAATGTCGCGAACACAATTGATTTCTCCTTGCTTGTTATGGGCATCAGCGGCATCACTATGGATATTTATTGCCTTATGAGGGACATTCTTATTATGTTGATAAGAGATTTCTTTAAATGTGGTATTACTAAATACAATTAACGTGATCCCTGTTGATCCCTTGGACTCTTCACAAAAAAAAGTACAATATGTATTGCTCGCCTAGAAAATGATACATCAGTTACCTAAGGAAGTGTAGGAAGTACCAATTAACATTTGAAAAGAGTAAATTTATATCTTTCTCGCTTAGCTCATAATGAATAATTTCTCTGGTCACAAAGCACTGTTCTGGGACATGTGTAGTCAACAATTCAAATTTTTGGTTGTATATTCAGATTGGCTTGTGAAGCTTTGTTTCAAAAAACactttatatttttttattataATTTCTTGAGGTTATTAAATATAATACAACAGAAAATACTCTTTGCTTGTGTTTCATTAGTAGATCATATTTATCTCCAATATCACTTTTGCGATGGATTATACAGTGACAACTTGACCTTTAGTATATAGGATGTGTACGCCTAGGAGTGCGCAGTGGTGTATaggagagtctgagattgtgggAGAGAGCAGAGAGGATATGGGGGTCGGTTGGAGGTGAGAGTGGTTGACCACTGCCTGGACATCTAGGTGACTAGGCGCTTACTAAGGCGAGCAAGGCTTACCAATCAGAGAAACAACAGAACAACAGCATAGATGAGGAAGAAaaacaaaaaggaaaaaggagaaggaaGGGGTAGGAGATGTATAAGAAATGGCCTAGCCTACCAGTCAGCCCACATATCCTGCCCTTGGTGGTGGTTAGCGCCGCTGCTCACCCCTGATCTTGTCTCAGTGTTGCCGCTCTTAACGAAAATTGATTTATTTCTTGTGCTTAGCTCATAATGAATAATTTCTCTAGTCATACTTTGGGATGTGTGTAGCCAACAATTCAAAACTTCAGTTGTCATAACAAGAAGACCTTCTCTAGTTATAAcaagaagaagaccttctcacgcaggtcgagaaaacccctgaacccctgccccacccatacacagcggcaccGTAGCCCTTGTGAGAACGACCGCCATCGGGACCGTGACGTAGAcatgtgctttggcgtgggacagacgagtggattttttttaaccacagcctgaaaaTTCGCTACCACGAGGAGTCaaacccaggacctgaggagtgctattcagaccacctaaccaactcggctAAAGACCCTTTCACAGTAGATCATATTGATCTCCCATCACATTTTTGTGATGAATTACACAGTGACAAAAAAACTCAACCTGTGCGGGGGAGACCTTCTCACGCAGGTCGAGAAAGACCTCGAACCCCTGACACACTCGTGCCATCCTCAATGGATAATTTCTTGCACTGTTTCCAAAGCTGTCATGTCAACATCTATCTAGAAAACAGTGTATCAAGAGTTTCATCCTATGAAACCCTCTTATATCATTTTTTTCATTAAATTGCATGACATGTCATCCTGTTTGCTTATGTGGCatgtcacttgatgagaatgaaaCTCCCACTGAGAATGGCCTCATACACCCCTTGACACACTCATACATAGTGGCACCATATCGAATATGAGAACGACTACGACTAGGGCCAAGACCATGGACCTGTGCTTTGATGTGTGGCAGACGAGGGAATTTTTTTAACCTCAACTCCCACGGAGAATTGAACTCAAGATCTGAGGAGTGCTATTCAAACCACCTAACCAACTTAGTCAGAGGCCCTTTCGTAGTGACAAGTTGGccttttagggtgtgtttggttgcaatgacaggacgggatgggacgggacgatccctcaaataaggttgtttggttcaGGGTCAGGGGTTGGGACAGACCAATCCCGTGTTGTCCCCAGTtatccctcaaaattggagggacgagagaggACGACAGAGGACGCCCCTGTCCTGGCTGTCCCGTAACCAAACAAGTGAACAAAGTCTATTTTTTCATTTTTTCATGGTGGATCACAAGACTCTTTTTGTTAGAGACAACTTTGACCTTTAGGGAATAGTCTCTATATTTGGAAGAGTTCTCGTCAGATGCCAAAAAAATCAACCAACAGCTGGACCCAGCAACAAAAACCATCTTTTTTGCTGTCAAGTTTAACCAACACGACTACAGAACTTAGATATTTTTATAAATAACTACTGAGATCAGAATTTAGTCATTGTTAGGCATCTTCAAATCATCCCACTAGAAAATCTGGAGCACGATGGTTGACCTTCAGATTTTCCAAGTGGGCTGCCACAATTTAGAAGTCATTACCATAGTCACAAAGTTTCTAGATCGATAGGTTCGAGGATCGTGATACGCTACCCGTGAGAGATTTTTACATGGTGAAAACGAAAATGACCCCGCGTACCCGGGTCGGGGACGACGTACCCGGATCGAGGGTCGCTACATACCATATTCACAAAGTTTCTAGATCGATAGGTTCCAGGAACATGGTACGCTATCCGTGAGAGATTTTTACATGGTGAAAACGAAAATGACCCCGTGTACCCGGGTCGGGGACGACGTTCCCGGATCGAGCGTCGCTACCACTGTACCTGTTTCTTGTGACTATGGTCTTTACCTCTTTGTCTTGAGATGAGAATCTCAATGGCACATAAGGTTAGCTGTACAAGCATGTTATGCTATTAAGTAGAGTGAAATGCATTAGGGACTTTGAACTTGTCAAGGGATACCACTTAGATCCACGAACTTTGAAAATGTATTTCTACGTCCTTAAACTTGTTAAGTGACGCACCGCAGTGGTCGGTATTGTTTAGAAATGGACCTGAGTTGCACTATTTTTACAAGTTCAGGGATATATATAGTACATCACTTAATAAGTTTAAGGACCTAaaaatgcattttcaaagtttgtGGACCTAAGTGACATAGTTCAGGGACCACCGATGCATTTAACTCTATTAAGTATGTGCATTCACCTTGAAATAAGATGTGATGCTGTTATATCATGCTTAGTCTACAGGAATCTCATGTTGGCTTTTTGTGTTTCTAGACTCCCAAGTACAGAGTCATTTATAAATATACCTGTtggatgttgtcttcttggcacaACTAAAAGGTGTACAAGAGTTGTGGTGAAACACTGAAACTCATGTTTTGGTGTGTCTTCTGTGGATGGTGTACTTAATATTTTGAATCTAGGGGTTAGGCTATTGTTGTTTCATTGGATTCCTGGAAAGTTAAGTTGATCTAGTCTTATCTGTTGAGAGCATGCTGCATAGCAGTGTTTTAGGCTAACAAACTATTTCCTCTTCTTGGTAGGTTCTCCTTGAGCTGGCCCGCAGCCGAAACAGAATGCCGCTGCCCAAATCAATTGCTCCTCCTGGCTCAATTCCCCTCCCGCCTGAGCAGGACACACTGTTGGCCCAGAACTACCAACTCCTGCCTCCGTTGAAGCCGCCACCTCAATATGAGGAAAACGAGGATGAGAATGAAGAATCCAACCCAAGTCTGACACCGAACCCGGCAAATTCTAATCCAACCTTCTCGCAGGATCAGCGGAGTAACGAGCAACAGCACACTCCCCAGCATGGCCAGAGGGTTTCATTTCAACTCAATGctgtggcagctgctgctgcaaaGCGACCTCGGATGACCGTCGACCAGCTGAACATCGGCTAACCAGTTATCGTTGGTTAGACTGTAGTATCATTTTCCCCCATCTTTTAGTGTGGTGAATCATGTTTCGAAGAGATTTAGTGTTGTagtggtatgatcttatttaccaCCCACCTATTTAACCACGAGATGTGCAGTACAGCAGCAGCATCATAAAGTTTCTGACTGCAAGAACGTTGCTGTAGGGAAGGAAAGTAACTGTGCTAGTAGTGTACTTGCTTACTTAAAGGTTAATATCTGCCAAAATTGTATCTGGGTCTACATATTCTTAGCTTCATGTCAAGAGGGCAAATATTGCATTGTCAGTATTGCAACTCATGAGTTATGATGGCACCAAATTGCGTTTTTTTATCCAGGACCAGAACTGAAAGAATAAAAATAAAAACATTGAACTGAAAGACAAGAAAACAGTCCCGACTCTTCCACACATTCATAGCATTTGCCTTTTGTTCCTGCCTTCCCAGTCACCCTGCAGTCCTGCACCCTGGTGAGTTGCCATGAGGTGTCAGCCATGGAGACACGATGTTCACATCTACCCAACGTCTCGTAGTAGACCGAGACTGAAATAAAAACGTCCCTTGATAGATTTATCAAGAGCCTGCAGACAGCTAATTGTTAGCTGATAGAAAGCCAGCTACAGGATATTAGGCGAATCTTGTTTAGATCCTCCAGCTAATAGTTAGTAGAGTAATATTCTCTCTGTcccaatttataattcgtttgtcTTTTTTTATGTTAGGTTTGGATGGCTCGTTTTATTCAAAAAATTTACGGAAAAATGAAAAATCCAAAGTCATACTTAAAGTATATTATAGAGTAGACGATATCAGTTATCACAGTAAAAATTAACAGTAATTATGAAAAAAAATAAGACGGATCGGTCAAACTTAAGATAAAAAAagtcaaacaaattataaattagAACGGAGGAAGTATTTTGCAATTAAGAACTAGCTAATAATTTTTATTAGCTAAATAGTACTATCTCCATTCTTTGTTGTTATAGATTATTTTTGGTACATGGAATTTTATATGTATCTAGATATATGGTATAACTATGTACCTAGCAAAAATAATGCATCTAGAAAAACTAGACGATTTAGACCGTTCTCAATGGAGAGGTCATCACACGCTTTCCAATGCTGTCATGTCAATATTTATCAAgaaaacaatatatatatattctcATAAAACTCTATCACATCTCTCTTTATTAATTTGCATGTCATATCATCCTATTTATTTATGTGGCATTTAATGAGAATAAAAATCCCATGAAACCTTCGACGAGAATGACCTGAATGAGTAGTTTAGAATAGATTGAATACTTTGCAATTAAGAGCCAACTAATATTTTTTTAGATATATAAGTTTTCGTATGTATCAAGACATATTGTATAACCATATACATAGCAAAAATAATGTATCTAGAAAAACTAGACTTATAATTAGATTAGATGAGTCATTTGGAATGAATGGAGTAATTTGCAATTAAGAACCAGCTAAATATGAAAGTGCAGTATAGTGTTAAGTTAAACCACCTTAACTTATGAAATGATTTATAGATCATGTTGATACTGTTTTATATAAGTTTAA
It contains:
- the LOC100191949 gene encoding transcription initiation factor TFIID subunit 9B — translated: MDAAGARPSAPSAAAAAVAGASVADEPRDARVVRELLRSMGLGEGEYEPRVVHQFLDLAYRYVGDVLGDAQVYADHAGKAQIDADDVRLAIQAKVNFSFSQPPPREVLLELARSRNRMPLPKSIAPPGSIPLPPEQDTLLAQNYQLLPPLKPPPQYEENEDENEESNPSLTPNPANSNPTFSQDQRSNEQQHTPQHGQRVSFQLNAVAAAAAKRPRMTVDQLNIG